From the Aggregicoccus sp. 17bor-14 genome, one window contains:
- a CDS encoding VOC family protein — MIDHIGLKTRDFERAKAFYAAALAPLGYTLLRDIDVPGYRGAGFGADRKPDFWIGQAETTTPVHLAIAAQTRAQVDAFHRAALAAGAKDNGAPGPRPMYHPGYYGAFVIDPDGHNLEAVCHKPE; from the coding sequence GTGATCGACCACATCGGACTGAAGACGCGCGACTTCGAGCGGGCGAAGGCCTTCTACGCGGCGGCGCTCGCGCCGCTCGGCTACACGCTGCTGCGCGACATCGACGTGCCGGGCTACCGGGGCGCGGGCTTCGGGGCGGACCGGAAGCCGGACTTCTGGATCGGCCAGGCCGAGACGACCACGCCGGTGCACCTGGCGATCGCCGCGCAGACGCGCGCGCAGGTGGACGCGTTCCACCGCGCGGCGCTCGCGGCCGGGGCGAAGGACAACGGCGCGCCCGGCCCGCGGCCCATGTACCACCCGGGCTACTACGGGGCCTTCGTCATCGACCCGGACGGGCACAACCTGGAAGCGGTCTGCCACAAGCCGGAGTAA
- a CDS encoding alkaline phosphatase D family protein encodes MPQPLAFAISPLERAVAVGAVTSTSARLWFRAPSSGPYTLLLRREGGRAQRLALPCAPRPGADGTCAFTLPGDVPGAPALRPDTPYSFELGSAGERLGEGRFHTAPDAHPPERLAFGLVSCHQPFDPHGRVREDARAVLRAAQEAYARAGVRFVLWTGDQLYADQPERLSLYAPAYFAPRAPAGRARLQACTAAEVRRLYQARYREFWALPELQALQAQFPGYPMLDDHDVVNNWGSDPAHAGPGWRSVRQGALAAYRDYQGSRVGSARASGSLHYAFDWGPVGLFVLDLRTGRRVEREGEEGGGRVLAPRQLSALARWLAARASAPALFVVAGVPPVFLPRWAATLIGRVARTKPNEGADRWSHRHFVRERDALLRLLHAHQRAHPRQRLVLLSGDVHVGSALALRWPDAPPSYQLTSSALTNAPRELLGPLVARSAPHVHRLLRVDGGARPVRVRVDPLPGAAARGRNPYGGLNFGLVEVDLREPAQARVSLRLLAAGRGGAPRAVFESGPL; translated from the coding sequence ATGCCCCAGCCCCTGGCCTTCGCCATCTCCCCGCTGGAGCGCGCCGTGGCGGTGGGCGCCGTGACGTCCACCTCGGCGCGGCTGTGGTTTCGAGCACCGAGCTCCGGCCCCTACACGCTGCTGCTGCGGCGCGAGGGCGGACGCGCGCAGCGGCTCGCGCTGCCCTGCGCCCCACGCCCCGGCGCCGACGGCACCTGCGCCTTCACGCTCCCCGGGGACGTCCCCGGCGCGCCCGCGCTGCGGCCCGACACGCCCTACAGCTTCGAGCTGGGGTCCGCCGGCGAGCGGCTCGGAGAGGGCCGCTTCCACACGGCTCCGGACGCGCACCCTCCCGAGCGCCTCGCGTTCGGGCTGGTGAGCTGCCACCAGCCCTTCGACCCACACGGCCGCGTGCGGGAGGACGCGCGCGCGGTGCTGCGTGCGGCGCAGGAGGCCTACGCGCGCGCCGGCGTGCGCTTCGTGCTGTGGACGGGAGACCAGCTCTACGCGGACCAGCCCGAGCGGCTCTCGCTCTATGCCCCCGCCTACTTCGCCCCGCGCGCCCCGGCGGGCCGCGCGCGGCTGCAGGCGTGCACGGCGGCCGAGGTGCGCAGGCTCTACCAGGCGCGCTACCGCGAGTTCTGGGCGCTGCCGGAGCTGCAGGCGCTGCAGGCGCAGTTCCCCGGCTACCCGATGCTGGACGACCACGACGTGGTGAACAACTGGGGCTCGGACCCGGCACACGCGGGGCCCGGGTGGCGCAGCGTGCGGCAGGGGGCGCTCGCGGCGTACCGCGACTACCAGGGCTCGCGCGTGGGGAGCGCGCGCGCCTCGGGCTCGCTGCACTACGCCTTCGACTGGGGCCCGGTGGGGCTCTTCGTGCTGGACCTGCGCACGGGGCGCCGCGTGGAGCGCGAGGGAGAGGAGGGCGGAGGCCGCGTGCTCGCGCCCAGGCAGCTCTCCGCGCTCGCGCGCTGGCTCGCCGCGCGCGCCTCCGCCCCCGCGCTCTTCGTGGTCGCAGGCGTCCCTCCCGTGTTCCTGCCGCGCTGGGCCGCCACGCTCATCGGCCGCGTGGCGCGCACCAAGCCCAACGAGGGCGCGGACCGCTGGAGCCACCGGCACTTCGTGCGCGAGCGCGACGCGCTGCTGCGCCTGCTGCATGCGCACCAGCGCGCCCACCCGCGCCAGCGGCTCGTGCTCCTGAGCGGCGACGTGCACGTCGGCTCGGCGCTCGCGCTGCGCTGGCCGGACGCGCCGCCCAGCTACCAGCTCACCTCCAGCGCGCTGACCAACGCGCCGCGCGAGCTGCTCGGCCCGCTGGTGGCGCGCAGTGCGCCGCACGTGCACCGGCTGCTGCGCGTGGACGGCGGAGCGCGGCCCGTGCGGGTGCGGGTGGATCCCCTGCCGGGCGCGGCCGCGCGCGGGCGCAACCCCTACGGCGGGCTCAACTTCGGCCTGGTGGAGGTGGACCTGCGCGAGCCGGCGCAGGCCCGGGTGAGCCTGAGGCTGCTCGCGGCCGGGCGCGGAGGCGCTCCGCGCGCGGTGTTCGAGAGCGGCCCGCTGTAA
- a CDS encoding N-acetyltransferase — MSVPLPSIEDLEARPLLPEQLPLLQALLQRCDDYHQLVYGLPARPDEADQLVRGRPSEVTEAQKHLWGLFRADGTLGGAMDALSDFPGPGEWYLGLLLLEPELRGGGRGRALAQAFELHVRRSGGHLLRLAVAEQNAKALRFWTREGFVQEARVGPRLLGARESYLLRLKKLLVAQAY; from the coding sequence ATGTCCGTGCCCCTGCCCTCCATCGAAGACCTCGAGGCCCGTCCGCTCCTCCCCGAGCAGCTGCCCCTGCTGCAGGCGCTGCTGCAGCGCTGTGACGACTACCACCAGCTCGTCTACGGCCTCCCGGCGCGGCCCGACGAGGCGGACCAGCTGGTGCGCGGGCGGCCCTCCGAGGTGACCGAGGCGCAGAAGCACCTGTGGGGGCTGTTCCGCGCGGACGGCACGCTGGGCGGAGCGATGGATGCGCTGAGCGACTTTCCCGGCCCGGGCGAGTGGTACCTGGGGCTGCTGCTGCTGGAGCCCGAGCTGCGCGGTGGGGGCCGGGGCCGCGCGCTCGCCCAGGCCTTCGAGCTCCACGTGCGCCGCAGCGGCGGGCACCTGCTGCGCCTTGCGGTGGCGGAGCAGAATGCGAAGGCCCTGCGCTTCTGGACGCGCGAGGGCTTCGTGCAGGAGGCGCGCGTGGGGCCGCGGCTGCTCGGCGCGCGCGAGAGCTACCTGCTGCGGCTGAAGAAGCTGCTCGTCGCGCAGGCCTACTAG
- the pabB gene encoding aminodeoxychorismate synthase component I, translated as MSPPLLLFDFPPERLAFAHPERVLVAERLEDVRGVLREVERAAAAGLWAAGYVSYEAAPAFDPALQVREGHVLPLAWFGLFRAPVPAPAPAGPSQFGAWEPSVTREAYRAGIDAIREAIAAGETYQLNYTLRLRARLTGDPLAAYEALRAAQRARYCAYLDLGAHRLVSASPELFFERSGERLVTRPMKGTLPRGRWAEEDDARAAWLQASEKNRAENVMIVDLLRNDLGRVAQVGSVQATRLFEVERYPTVLQLTSTVEARARPGTTLEQVFGALFPCGSITGAPKVSTMRLISRLEGRPREVYCGAIGLVRPGGDATFSVAIRTLWQDAASGWAEYGTGGGITWDSTAADEHAEALAKARVLSERWPAFELLETLALRNGEYVLRERHVERVLASARYFGIPLTREQVESALFPLPLGEGKGEGLPKRVRLLVSQQGEVRTEATPLTELPPGPLPIALARAPVSRHDRFLFHKTTHREVYTRHKAEHPEAFDVLLWNEEGELTELTTGNLVLELPDGRKLTPPRDCGLLAGTLREELLSRGEIEEQVLTREDLGRAQRLWFINGVRGWVEVSLR; from the coding sequence ATGTCGCCGCCCCTGCTCCTCTTCGACTTCCCGCCCGAGCGGCTCGCCTTCGCGCACCCCGAGCGGGTGCTGGTGGCCGAGCGGCTCGAGGACGTGCGCGGGGTGCTGCGCGAGGTGGAGCGCGCGGCGGCCGCGGGGCTCTGGGCCGCAGGCTACGTGTCCTACGAGGCGGCGCCCGCCTTCGACCCGGCGCTGCAGGTGCGCGAGGGCCACGTGCTGCCGCTCGCCTGGTTCGGGCTCTTCCGCGCGCCCGTGCCGGCGCCGGCGCCCGCAGGGCCCTCGCAGTTCGGCGCGTGGGAGCCCAGCGTCACGCGCGAGGCGTACCGCGCGGGCATCGACGCCATCCGCGAGGCGATCGCCGCGGGCGAGACCTACCAGCTCAACTACACGCTGCGGCTGCGCGCGCGGCTCACGGGGGACCCGCTCGCGGCCTACGAGGCGCTGCGGGCGGCGCAGCGCGCGCGCTACTGCGCGTACCTGGACCTGGGGGCACACCGGCTGGTGTCCGCGAGCCCGGAGCTGTTCTTCGAGCGCAGCGGGGAGCGGCTCGTCACGAGGCCGATGAAGGGCACGCTGCCGCGCGGGCGCTGGGCGGAGGAGGACGACGCGCGGGCCGCGTGGCTGCAGGCCTCGGAGAAGAACCGGGCCGAGAACGTGATGATCGTGGACCTGCTGCGCAACGACCTGGGCCGCGTGGCGCAGGTGGGCAGCGTGCAGGCGACGCGGCTCTTCGAGGTGGAGCGCTACCCCACGGTATTGCAGCTCACGAGCACGGTGGAGGCGCGCGCGCGGCCGGGCACTACGCTGGAGCAGGTGTTCGGGGCGCTCTTTCCCTGCGGGTCCATCACGGGCGCGCCGAAGGTGAGCACGATGCGGCTCATCTCGCGGCTCGAGGGGCGGCCGCGCGAGGTGTACTGCGGCGCCATCGGGCTGGTGCGGCCGGGAGGGGACGCGACCTTCAGCGTGGCGATCCGCACGCTGTGGCAGGACGCGGCGAGCGGGTGGGCGGAGTACGGGACGGGCGGCGGCATCACCTGGGACAGCACCGCGGCGGACGAGCACGCGGAGGCGCTGGCGAAGGCGCGGGTGCTGAGCGAGCGCTGGCCCGCGTTCGAGCTGCTGGAGACGCTCGCGCTGAGGAACGGCGAGTACGTGCTGCGCGAGCGCCACGTGGAGCGGGTCCTCGCGAGCGCCCGCTACTTCGGCATCCCGCTCACGAGGGAGCAGGTGGAGTCCGCACTGTTCCCTCTCCCCCTCGGAGAGGGAAAGGGTGAGGGATTACCGAAGCGCGTGCGCCTCCTCGTCTCGCAGCAGGGCGAGGTTCGCACCGAAGCCACGCCGCTCACCGAGCTCCCCCCGGGCCCGCTCCCCATCGCGCTCGCGCGCGCACCGGTGAGCCGCCACGACCGCTTCCTCTTCCACAAGACGACGCACCGCGAGGTCTACACACGCCACAAGGCCGAGCACCCCGAGGCCTTCGACGTGCTGCTCTGGAACGAGGAGGGCGAGCTGACGGAGCTGACCACGGGCAACCTCGTGCTGGAGCTGCCAGACGGCCGCAAGCTCACGCCGCCGCGAGACTGCGGCCTGCTCGCGGGCACGCTGCGCGAGGAGCTCCTCTCCCGCGGCGAAATCGAAGAGCAGGTCCTCACCCGCGAGGACCTCGGACGCGCCCAGCGCCTGTGGTTCATCAATGGCGTGCGCGGCTGGGTGGAGGTCTCGCTGCGCTAG
- a CDS encoding HAD family hydrolase: MAARCIVLDFDGTFTHVDAEAQSYTPLYREHLGWLLGAHDASASAAFLQEWEALDTQMDAEPARYGWTDAAGRIVAPAYADPYVKSRAISERLLDARGMFQAPRERLAVLDYLFRLGRRAVLPHFRPEAGAAIEALAATGARLFVVTNSGTEDVRQKIAENLRGAARHLDVRGDAKKYVLCEPQEAWAGPASVPAEVRVAGLDRPVFLHRPRYLEVLRSIWAECGVGPEQTLVCGDIFELDLALPAALGATVRLITRPNTPRFEQAAVAALPRGQVVGALTELVALAA, from the coding sequence ATGGCCGCACGCTGCATCGTCCTGGACTTCGACGGCACCTTCACGCACGTGGACGCGGAGGCGCAGAGCTACACGCCGCTGTACCGCGAGCACCTCGGGTGGCTCCTGGGCGCGCACGACGCGAGCGCCAGCGCCGCCTTCCTCCAGGAGTGGGAGGCGCTCGACACGCAGATGGACGCCGAGCCCGCGCGCTACGGCTGGACGGACGCCGCGGGCCGCATCGTGGCCCCCGCGTACGCGGACCCCTACGTGAAGTCGCGCGCCATCAGCGAGCGGCTGCTGGATGCGCGCGGCATGTTCCAGGCCCCGCGTGAGCGGCTCGCGGTGCTCGACTACCTCTTCCGGCTCGGCCGGCGCGCGGTGCTCCCGCACTTCCGCCCGGAGGCGGGCGCGGCCATCGAGGCGCTCGCCGCCACCGGCGCGCGCCTCTTCGTGGTGACCAACTCCGGCACCGAGGACGTGCGCCAGAAGATCGCCGAGAACCTGCGCGGCGCCGCACGCCACCTGGACGTGCGCGGGGACGCGAAGAAGTACGTGCTGTGCGAGCCGCAGGAGGCCTGGGCGGGCCCCGCCTCCGTGCCCGCCGAGGTGCGCGTGGCCGGGCTCGACCGCCCCGTGTTCCTGCACCGCCCGCGCTACCTCGAGGTGCTGCGCAGCATCTGGGCCGAGTGCGGCGTGGGCCCCGAGCAGACCCTGGTGTGCGGCGACATCTTCGAGCTCGACCTCGCCCTGCCCGCGGCGCTCGGCGCCACCGTGCGCCTCATCACCCGCCCCAACACCCCGCGCTTCGAGCAGGCGGCCGTGGCGGCGCTGCCCCGCGGCCAGGTGGTGGGCGCGCTCACCGAGCTCGTCGCGCTCGCGGCCTAG
- a CDS encoding RNA polymerase sigma factor encodes MTTLALAADPDVLAAAGGDRGAYGRLVGRYQGLVCALCLTLVRDVAASEDLAQDVFLAAWRGLPRLRSPDSFLPWLKQLTRHRARTYVSTRTRAPQLLEDEATREALVASLADPKPHPGEAALQAEERRLLLEVLDTLPEEARELVTLFYREGRSVAQVAALLELSEEAVRQRLSRARARLRAGLLERFGELLGRTAPDARFSAGVLAALPIAGPGGGVAAGLGLKAAGAKLSGAALGGALLGLAGGLAGVFFGRRQALNAARDEGERRGVRRLSAFGAALCTAFVLLTMLAVHLHWPRLALAAVYAGFLGLMGWTYGVAFPRLVAPRLEAELREDPEGAPARHARARLCSRWGLWGGMALATMAMAWSLWHYPY; translated from the coding sequence ATGACCACGCTCGCGCTTGCAGCAGACCCGGACGTGCTCGCCGCCGCGGGAGGAGACCGCGGCGCGTATGGCCGGTTGGTGGGCCGCTACCAGGGGCTCGTGTGCGCGCTGTGCCTCACGCTGGTGCGCGACGTGGCGGCGAGCGAGGACCTGGCGCAGGACGTGTTCCTCGCGGCGTGGCGGGGGCTGCCGCGGCTGCGCAGCCCGGACTCCTTCCTGCCCTGGCTGAAGCAGCTCACGCGGCACCGGGCGCGCACCTACGTGAGCACCCGCACGCGCGCGCCGCAGTTGCTCGAGGACGAGGCCACGCGCGAGGCGCTGGTGGCCTCGCTCGCGGACCCGAAGCCGCACCCGGGCGAGGCGGCGCTGCAGGCGGAGGAGCGGCGGCTGCTGCTCGAGGTGCTCGACACGCTGCCGGAGGAGGCGCGCGAGCTGGTGACGCTGTTCTACCGCGAGGGGCGCAGCGTGGCGCAGGTGGCGGCGCTGCTGGAGCTGAGCGAGGAGGCGGTGCGCCAGCGCCTCAGCCGGGCGCGGGCGCGGCTGCGCGCGGGGCTGCTCGAGCGCTTCGGTGAGCTGCTGGGCCGCACGGCGCCGGACGCGCGCTTCAGCGCGGGGGTGCTCGCGGCGCTGCCCATCGCGGGGCCCGGGGGCGGGGTCGCGGCGGGCCTCGGGCTCAAGGCAGCCGGCGCGAAGCTGAGCGGCGCGGCGCTGGGCGGCGCGCTGCTGGGGCTCGCGGGCGGGCTCGCCGGCGTGTTCTTCGGGCGCAGGCAGGCGCTGAATGCGGCGCGCGACGAGGGAGAGCGCCGCGGGGTGCGCCGCCTCTCCGCGTTCGGAGCTGCGCTGTGCACGGCCTTCGTGCTGCTCACGATGCTGGCGGTGCACCTGCACTGGCCGCGCCTGGCGCTCGCGGCGGTGTACGCGGGCTTCCTCGGGCTGATGGGCTGGACCTACGGCGTGGCCTTCCCGCGGCTCGTCGCCCCGCGGCTGGAGGCCGAGCTGCGCGAGGACCCGGAGGGCGCCCCCGCGCGCCACGCGCGAGCGCGCCTGTGCAGCCGCTGGGGGCTGTGGGGCGGCATGGCCCTCGCGACGATGGCGATGGCGTGGTCGCTGTGGCACTACCCCTACTGA
- a CDS encoding alpha/beta fold hydrolase: protein MLLPLMLAGLLAATPAAPPAAPRPFEVQVQGKGRPVLLVPGLSCPGQVWEATAKRLSAQHEVHVVSLAGFGGVPASASPSLQAVRDGLIQYVREKGLKRPVLVGHSLGGFLGFWVAEEAPDLLGGVLALDGVPFMPALQNPAATAEAMQAPAAQMRAAISGMSAEAYAERTRASLAQMVTDPQAAKQLGDWSAKSDPKTVAEAMATMLTTDLRPGLAKVKVPVLLVGSSNPMLPADATLALYSAQVKAAPQARTVLAEGSRHFVMYDRPDFFYAQLDAFLKKAEH, encoded by the coding sequence ATGCTCCTGCCCCTGATGCTCGCCGGCCTGCTCGCCGCCACGCCCGCCGCGCCTCCCGCTGCGCCGCGTCCCTTCGAAGTCCAGGTGCAGGGCAAGGGCCGCCCGGTGCTGCTGGTCCCCGGGCTCTCCTGTCCCGGCCAGGTGTGGGAGGCGACGGCGAAGCGGCTCTCCGCGCAGCACGAGGTGCACGTGGTGAGCCTCGCGGGCTTCGGCGGCGTGCCCGCGTCCGCGAGCCCCTCGCTGCAGGCGGTGCGCGACGGGCTCATCCAGTACGTGAGGGAGAAGGGGCTGAAGCGCCCGGTGCTGGTGGGCCACAGCCTCGGCGGCTTCCTCGGCTTCTGGGTGGCGGAAGAAGCGCCGGACCTGCTCGGGGGCGTGCTCGCGCTGGATGGCGTGCCCTTCATGCCCGCGCTGCAGAACCCGGCGGCCACGGCGGAGGCCATGCAGGCGCCGGCCGCGCAGATGCGTGCGGCCATCTCGGGGATGAGCGCGGAGGCCTACGCCGAGCGCACGCGCGCCTCGCTCGCGCAGATGGTGACCGACCCGCAGGCGGCGAAGCAGCTGGGGGACTGGAGCGCGAAGAGCGACCCGAAGACGGTGGCCGAGGCCATGGCCACGATGCTCACCACGGACCTGCGCCCGGGGCTCGCGAAGGTGAAGGTGCCGGTGCTGCTGGTGGGCTCCTCCAACCCGATGCTCCCCGCGGACGCGACGCTCGCGCTCTACAGCGCGCAGGTGAAGGCGGCGCCGCAGGCCCGCACGGTGCTGGCCGAGGGCTCGCGGCACTTCGTGATGTACGATCGCCCGGACTTCTTCTACGCCCAGCTCGACGCGTTCCTGAAGAAGGCGGAGCACTAG
- a CDS encoding MAPEG family protein, whose translation MDELLRHLTPDLFLSLPGFRLLALCTLLLVLKMHAVGIWTGVVRSRRGLRTNPEDAQKYGGQAASAEHPDVERGLRAHRNDVENIPPFLLLAFAAVLAGAAPDAVRVCVVAFTAARFVHSLAYLRSVQPWRSLSWGVGLLATLVLCGLLVARLLA comes from the coding sequence ATGGACGAACTGCTGCGCCACCTGACGCCGGACCTCTTCCTCTCGCTGCCGGGCTTCCGGCTGCTCGCGCTGTGCACGCTGCTGCTGGTGCTCAAGATGCACGCGGTGGGCATCTGGACGGGCGTGGTGCGCAGCCGCCGCGGGCTGCGCACCAACCCCGAGGATGCGCAGAAGTACGGTGGCCAGGCGGCGAGCGCCGAGCACCCGGACGTGGAGCGCGGCCTGCGCGCGCACCGCAACGACGTGGAGAACATCCCGCCCTTCCTGCTGCTCGCCTTCGCGGCGGTGCTCGCGGGCGCGGCGCCGGACGCCGTGCGGGTGTGCGTGGTGGCCTTCACCGCCGCGCGCTTCGTGCACTCGCTCGCGTACCTCCGCTCGGTGCAGCCCTGGCGCTCGCTGTCCTGGGGGGTGGGGCTGCTCGCCACGCTGGTGCTCTGTGGGCTGTTGGTGGCGCGCCTGCTGGCCTGA
- a CDS encoding DUF885 domain-containing protein — protein MPRPAALAAALLALAAGCTASHPKAESAAQPPAAAAPAPAPSASEALSTFVDRYLEEYFRRFPLQATSAGVHTYDAELRGFTSAERADFLGLLKRTLAELPQQVKRSELSALDAADYDILENTLRARILDLEQVRSWERNPSTYSSFASGAVFQLINRDFAPLPERMRSAVARMRRVPEVFAAARTTLQNPPQLWTEIALSQGQGTRSLYEKTLPQAFASVQDPALQEQFKAEQQKCLAAIDAYLRFLKEDLLPRSRGDFAIGEDVYRQKLQYEEGVTESIDALLTWGREELARTQQQFRETAARINGKAMPMLVYRNLGKDHPAPAQLLPETTATLEQIRQFLLDRHIIGVPSEVRAQVAETPVFSRALSFASMSIPGPFEKRATEAYYYVTPPDPTWTAEQTEQHMSFYNRYALPIISIHEVYPGHYVQFLWTNKVQSKVRKLMGSGAFSEGWGLYTEQMMLDEGYGGTGPVADKLRLNQLALYLQRLARYMVGLQLHTRGMTYEQAVSFFEKEAYMERVNAEREAKRGTSDPTYLVYALGKHMLMDLREEAKARWGKDFTLQRFHDQVVSYGYPPVPIVRRLMFEQEAK, from the coding sequence ATGCCCCGCCCCGCTGCTCTCGCCGCCGCGCTGCTCGCCCTCGCCGCCGGCTGCACTGCCTCCCACCCGAAGGCGGAGTCCGCCGCGCAGCCTCCGGCCGCCGCCGCACCGGCTCCGGCACCGTCCGCGTCAGAGGCCCTGAGCACCTTCGTGGACCGCTACCTCGAGGAGTACTTCCGCCGCTTCCCGCTGCAGGCCACGAGCGCCGGAGTGCACACCTACGATGCGGAGCTGCGCGGCTTCACCTCCGCCGAGCGCGCGGACTTTCTCGGGCTGCTCAAACGCACCCTCGCCGAGCTCCCGCAGCAGGTGAAGCGCAGCGAGCTCTCCGCGCTGGATGCGGCCGACTACGACATCCTCGAGAACACGCTGCGCGCGCGCATCCTGGACCTCGAGCAGGTGCGCAGCTGGGAGCGCAACCCCAGCACCTACTCCTCCTTCGCCTCGGGCGCGGTGTTCCAGCTCATCAACCGCGACTTCGCCCCGCTGCCCGAGCGCATGCGCTCCGCCGTGGCCCGCATGCGCCGCGTGCCCGAGGTGTTCGCCGCGGCCCGGACCACGCTGCAGAACCCGCCGCAGCTGTGGACCGAGATCGCCCTCTCCCAGGGCCAGGGCACCCGTAGCCTCTACGAGAAGACGCTGCCCCAGGCCTTCGCCTCGGTGCAGGACCCGGCGCTGCAGGAGCAGTTCAAGGCGGAGCAGCAGAAGTGCCTCGCCGCCATCGACGCCTACCTGCGCTTCCTCAAGGAGGACCTGCTGCCGCGCAGCCGCGGCGACTTCGCCATCGGCGAGGACGTGTACCGCCAGAAGCTGCAGTACGAGGAGGGCGTCACCGAGAGCATCGACGCGCTGCTCACCTGGGGGCGCGAGGAGCTCGCGCGCACGCAGCAGCAGTTCCGCGAGACGGCCGCGCGCATCAACGGCAAGGCGATGCCGATGCTCGTCTACCGCAACCTCGGCAAGGACCACCCCGCGCCCGCGCAGCTGCTGCCCGAGACCACCGCGACGCTCGAGCAGATCCGCCAGTTCCTCCTCGACAGGCACATCATCGGCGTGCCCAGCGAGGTGCGCGCGCAGGTGGCCGAGACGCCCGTGTTCAGCCGCGCGCTCTCCTTCGCGAGCATGAGCATCCCCGGCCCCTTCGAGAAGCGCGCCACCGAGGCCTACTACTACGTGACGCCCCCGGACCCCACGTGGACGGCCGAGCAGACCGAGCAGCACATGAGCTTCTACAACCGCTACGCGCTGCCCATCATCTCCATCCACGAGGTGTACCCCGGCCACTACGTGCAGTTCCTCTGGACGAACAAGGTGCAGTCCAAGGTGCGCAAGCTGATGGGCTCGGGCGCCTTCAGCGAGGGTTGGGGCCTGTACACCGAGCAGATGATGCTCGACGAGGGCTACGGCGGCACGGGCCCGGTCGCGGACAAGCTGCGCCTCAACCAGCTCGCGCTCTACCTGCAGCGGCTCGCGCGCTACATGGTGGGGCTGCAGCTGCACACGCGCGGCATGACCTACGAGCAGGCCGTCTCCTTCTTCGAGAAGGAGGCGTACATGGAGCGCGTGAACGCCGAGCGCGAGGCGAAGCGCGGCACCTCGGACCCGACCTACCTCGTCTACGCCCTGGGCAAGCACATGCTCATGGACCTGCGCGAGGAGGCGAAGGCCAGGTGGGGCAAGGACTTCACCCTGCAGCGCTTCCACGACCAGGTGGTGAGCTACGGCTACCCGCCCGTGCCCATCGTGCGGCGGCTGATGTTCGAGCAGGAGGCGAAGTAG
- a CDS encoding Hpt domain-containing protein: MSEPDLSAEPILDAGVIARLHALEEGDDRLVAELVAEFLARTPERFARMRTLLGAGNVPELEREAHSFNGSCGALGITRMRLRALALEHHLHTQGLGGAEALMGQLEAAFQEALPLLSAEL; the protein is encoded by the coding sequence ATGAGCGAGCCCGACCTCAGCGCCGAACCCATCCTCGACGCGGGCGTCATCGCCCGCCTCCACGCGCTCGAGGAGGGCGACGACCGCCTCGTCGCCGAGCTCGTCGCCGAGTTCCTCGCCCGCACCCCCGAGCGCTTCGCGCGCATGCGCACCCTGCTCGGCGCCGGCAACGTCCCGGAGCTCGAGCGCGAGGCCCACAGCTTCAACGGCAGCTGCGGCGCGCTGGGCATCACCCGCATGCGCCTGCGCGCCCTCGCCCTCGAGCATCACCTGCACACGCAGGGGCTCGGGGGCGCCGAGGCGCTGATGGGCCAGCTGGAGGCCGCGTTCCAGGAGGCCCTGCCCCTGCTGAGCGCGGAGCTCTAG
- a CDS encoding DUF3592 domain-containing protein, whose product MTSSDGTLLGPSPWQIDTKRRRRERIGAYLLFAFMVAFGGLMVWFASTQTRDVWNDSRVWRHGEAGQVLDYSGDVRTSGPLGIPVFHDFKLDVTYEDAQGEQRTGHVEFQRLFAGVNTDVTPEVRVDPRRPERFVLAWQVELPRWLASLIFLLLPMVVLGGAKAIFSNERRRHAMVGLCARDGEEQYVPLEKITKQKNVFRVTVVLPGADGAPARKHTETLKQPPVLVSLDGVQHVLAAVSPRAPGQVLVLEENGGPFVRSFETAVAPAEEPGARATGT is encoded by the coding sequence ATGACCTCCTCCGACGGCACCCTCCTCGGTCCCTCCCCCTGGCAGATCGACACGAAGCGCCGCCGCCGTGAGCGCATCGGCGCGTACCTGCTCTTCGCCTTCATGGTCGCCTTCGGCGGCCTGATGGTCTGGTTCGCCTCGACCCAGACGCGCGACGTGTGGAACGACAGCCGCGTGTGGCGCCACGGCGAGGCGGGCCAGGTGCTCGACTACTCGGGCGACGTGCGCACCTCGGGGCCGCTCGGCATCCCCGTGTTCCACGACTTCAAGCTGGACGTGACGTACGAGGACGCCCAGGGCGAGCAGCGCACCGGCCACGTGGAGTTCCAGCGCCTCTTCGCGGGCGTGAACACCGACGTCACCCCGGAGGTGCGCGTGGACCCGCGCCGCCCCGAGCGCTTCGTGCTCGCGTGGCAGGTGGAGCTGCCGCGCTGGCTCGCCTCGCTCATCTTCCTCCTGCTGCCCATGGTCGTCCTGGGCGGCGCGAAGGCCATCTTCTCCAACGAGCGCCGCCGCCACGCGATGGTGGGCCTGTGCGCGCGCGACGGCGAGGAGCAGTACGTGCCTCTCGAGAAGATCACGAAGCAGAAGAACGTCTTCCGCGTCACCGTGGTGCTTCCCGGCGCGGACGGCGCGCCCGCGCGCAAGCACACCGAGACGCTCAAGCAGCCCCCTGTCCTCGTGTCGCTCGATGGTGTGCAGCACGTGCTCGCCGCGGTCTCTCCGCGCGCGCCCGGCCAGGTGCTGGTGCTCGAGGAGAACGGCGGTCCCTTCGTGCGCTCCTTCGAGACCGCGGTCGCTCCGGCCGAGGAGCCCGGCGCGCGCGCCACCGGTACCTGA